The Blastocatellia bacterium genomic interval GGTAAAATAAACAGCAGAAGGAGTAAGGTAGTCAAGAGATTGATGAGGACGCTGAAAGTTATAGAAGAAAAGTAACGAGAAATACCACTAACAGCTTGAGCAACAGTTTGGTAATCAAAAGATAAGCTTCCTCATATTTAAGACTACATGAAACCTTTCAATAAAAATGTTGTCAAAAACCCTGCCCCGACCATCTTGGCTAATAGAAGCCAATATTTTCAATAAGTACGCTAGTAAATTCTTTAGAGGTAAATTGCGAGCCTTGATCGCTATTGAATATTTCTGGCTTTGCGATTCGTAATGCTCTTTCTAGCGTTGATATGCGAAATAGGTAATCCGCGTGTTTGATACCTCGGAAAGCCAATACATATCTGCTGTACCAATCCATTATTGCTACTAAATATATAAACCCTTTTTGTATTCTTATGTATATTATATCTGTTGACCATACTTGATTTTTCTTTCTATCTTTACTCCTCTTAGCAAAATGGATATTTGTTGCTTTCCTTCCTGTAACGCTCAATTTTGGCTTTGGATATAATGCTTCCAATCCCATTAATCTCATTAACCTTCTTACTCTTTCTGTTTATCTTATATCTCTGTTTTCAACTCAACTGCTTATTCTTCTTACTCCATAAGATGGTTGCTTAGTATATATTTCATCTATTTTTCTTCATTATTGCTAAATTTTCTGTTTTTTTCTGTTACTGCTTTATAATAAAATGCTCCTCTGCCTATTCCTACTAGCTCACACTGTCTTTTTATATTTATTTTCAGGTGGTCTGTCTCTATAAGGCTGCGTTTTTCTTCAACTGATAAGTCCAGCTTTTTTTTTCACCCAGTCTAACTCGACTTGTAATTTACCTATTTGTTCATATAACTTGCTCTTGAGTTCTTCATCGCTCTGGACTTTGCCTTGTCTTTTGTCTGAAAACATTTCTGGCAATTGTTCCAATGCCTGTTTTTCCAATTCATTATTTGGGTCGGATGTACTTTATAATCGCTTGCTATCTCATTTATTGTTCTTTGTCCTTTTATTGCTTCCAATGCTACTTTCGCCTTCCATTCGCCCACTATAGCTTTTCGGTCATTTTTCATTTTTTCCTCCTTTAACTTTTTCTTTCCTCCTATCTTATTATGGTGCCTAATTTTTGGGGAGCATTATATACTTATTTTAAGTTAAAATAGCAAAATATCAGTCTGCTAGATAGTAGGAGTTTAATTTGTGGATATAAAACTAAAAAAAGAAGGGCTAGCGTTTAGGTGTGAAATCTGTCACCAATCAGATCTTTTTGATGCTTTTAATAACTTTTGCCAACGTTGCACCAACTTAGCAAAACAAGCTGATGAACTAGCTAAAACACCTAAAGATTTAAGTTTGCAATATCGTTGTCAAAGTGGTTTACAACAATTGTAGGTATTAGCTTATTAACAATAGGTTTAATATTAGGGCAGCTTTTGGGGTTTTACAGGCAAAGTTTTAATAGGTCATCACGGGAGTAGTTTTAGGATTATTTCCAGGTGCTTTACTAGCTAGTTTTACAATGATTCAACTAGCTAAAAATTTCTCACAACAGAGAAAAATTAAACTCGTACCTTTTTAGCACAGCAATTAGAATATTTAATAAAACCTAGTAATAGCTAAATATTCTAAATAAATCATTTAGAAAGATAACAATATTTTATGATTATAGATTTACATATTCACACTATTTATTCGCAAGACTCTTTAATTGCTCCTGAAGATTTAATTGAACAAGCTATTTCTGTTGGATTAGACGCAGTTTGTGTAATGGAACACAATTCATTTCAAGCATCAGAAACCGCGGAAGAGTTTGCTCTAGGGACAGGACTAAAAGTCTTTCGAGAGTGGAAGTTACAACAGATTTAGGGATCTGTTAGTTTATGGAGTTAATCAAGCACAATGGCAAGAATTTGAAAATAAAACTAACCTACCAGCACAAAAAATTATTGATTATGTTCGTAGTTGTGGAGGTGTTTGTATTCCTGCACATCCTTTTCGCTTTAAAGCTGCTAGTATTGGGGACAGATTAGAAACTTTAATAGGTATTTTTGCTATGGAAGGTTATAATGCAAAGTCAGATATTGAAGAAAACCGCATGGCATGGGAAAAGGCAGAAAAACTTAATCTAAAACTTACTGGTGGAAGTGATGCACATCTTAGTAGGCCAAATAGGAAAATGTGTAACAGAATTTCCATCTAATATTGAAAATATGTCAGAACTTGTTGAAGCCTTGAAAAGCGGTAATTTTCAAGCTAAATATTTATTTTAATTCTAGCCTTAAATAGCTTGCTGCCAACTTAAAGGGTTTTGTACAATTAACCCTTTCTTACTTTATTAGATTCTTTCAAATTAAGGATATATACTATGCCATTTTGTCCTAAATGCCTTTCTGAGTATAAGCGAGAAATTACACATTGTAATGAATGTGACCTAGATTTAGTTGAAGAATTGACAGATGAAAACAGAATCCATGATATTAGTGATGCACCAATGGTAGAATTACGTAAATTTTCAACTGCTACCGAAGCACAAATGATACGAGGACTTTTAGAGCAGAATGATATTCGAGCCTTAATACAAGGTGAAACTAGTAGCAGTGGTTTATTTCCAGCCGCTACATCAGTAGTTTTATTAGTAGATGGAAGGGATTTCTCTAAAGCAAAAGAATTAGCAGAAGCCTACCTTATAGCAGAAATAGTTATGGATGAAAAAGATATTGGTCAGCCTGAAGAAACGGAAAAAGACGAAATTGCTAGACAATCTGTAGAGGTCTTAAAACAAACTACTGCTATGGTAGTTTTAATTACTGTAGATAAAAAAGAACTAGCTGACAAAATAGCAGAAAGCCTAGTAGTAGAAAACCTTGCAGCCTGTGTCAATATTGTTAATCAAATAGAATCGATTTATCGTTTTGAAGGAAAGCTTTCTCTTGAACCATCATTGCTTTTAATTGCTAAAACTGACTTAGCTTTTTCTCAACGATTAGAAGAAAAAGTAAAAGAGTTACATACTTATGACACTCCAGAAATTATAGCTTTGCCCATTAATCGCGGTTCAGAAAAGTATTTGGATTGGCTTAGAGAGTCCTTAAATTTATAAATCTATATTTAGTACACTGTAAACTAAATATTCAGATATTTTAATCTTAAGCCCCAACGGAGGTGACAGATATGTAGCGTAGGGCGCAAGCCCTACGTATGATTAGCACTTAAAAGACTATGTCGCCACTTTGGGGCTTAAGAGTTAAGAATACAAAATTGCTATATTACTTAGTTTACAGAGTATTTAGTATGTTCTTATGGTAAAAATCTAGTGTTCCTTTAGCTTAATAAATAAAATGTTTGGAAGTAAGTCTAATCCTTTTGCAGATAACAAATCTTCTGTAGATATTGAAGGTGTAATTCTGGATTCAGAGTTACTTCTAAAATATCGTTTTGTTGAAAGAGCTAATAGCACGTTAGAAAAAAGCTATTGAATCTTGCCCTAAGAATATTTCTTTACGAGAAAAATTATTAGAAATTTATGTTGATTATAATTTACCAGATAAAGGGGCTGAACAAGCCCTAGCTTTATCAAAGATTTATGCTGAATCAGGAGATATAGATCGTGCAAATGAAAATATAATGCAAGCAAAAGGTCTTAATCCTGCTTTATCAATAAATTTAATTACCCCAAATGCAGAGGCACCTAGAAGAGCAATAACCCAACCCTTACAACCAATACCACCAATGCAACATATACCTAGGCCAGCCGCTAGACCAATGCCCCGCCCAATACCTAGACCAATACCTAGGCCATTACCCCGCCCACAAGCTACTTATCCATCCGTCCAACGTGAAAAAGCTGTAAAAGTATTAACAGGAGATCTATCAACAATTACTATTTTTGATGTAATTCAAATGGTAGAAAATAGCCGTATTACTGGGATACTTACTATTAATGCTACTACTGTACAAGGAAAAATTTACTTTAACTATGGACAAATTGCAGATGCTCAAATGGGGGAATTACGTAGTAATGCAGCTTTTCGATGTTTTGTTGAACTAGAAGAAGGCCGTTTTGAAATGGAAAAATCTCCTGTAGAATTTAAGCAAAACATTACTGCTCCTAATAATACTAATTTGATTTTGGATATTTTAAGAGAAGTTGATGAGTCAAAACGCGACCAAATGATGGGATAGATAAAGTAGGTTAGTGTATTTTAGGAAGACATTCTATTGCTTGTTTTTAAGAACAAAGCTTAAATTATCTTTTTACTAGTAAGTTTAATAAAATCTGTAAATAATTGGATGGTTTATGCACCGAGATAGATTTACAATTCGCGCTCAAGAAGCTATAGATTCAGCTACTAAGCTGGCAGAACGTCAACAAAATCAACAAATTGAGCCAGAACACTTGCTTATAACTATGCTTGAATCAAATGAGGGAGTAATTAGACCTATTTTAGAAAAAATAGGAATACGTCCTCCAATGATTTTGGCAGAGCTAGAAGAAGCAATAAAAAGCTTACCTAAAGTTACTGGGACAAGTCAGGAAAGATTTTTTCCTCCCGCCTTTATTCAACTTTTACTGCTGCACAAAAAAGAAGCCGACAAACTCCAAGATGCTTATATCAGCACTGAACATTTGCTGCTTGCTATAGCAGAAGAAAAAAATGGTGCTTCTGGCAAAATACTTCGCCAACACGGGGTTGTTAATAAAGACTTGTTAAAAGTCTTAGAACAGTTTCGATGTGGTGAGAAAATTACAGATCAAGACCCTGAATCACGTTATCAATCTTTAAGTCGCTATGGTCGGGATCTAACCGAACTAGCTCGAATAGGTAAATTAGACCCTGTAATTGGACGAGATGATGAAATCCGTCGGGTTGTTCAAGTTTTGTCCAGGCGTACTAAAAATAACCCTGTATTGATTGGAGAACCTGGAGTTGGTAAAACTGCTATTGTTGAAGGACTAGCACAAAGAATTATTTCTGGTGATGTAGCAGAATCTTTACGTAATAAACGCTTGGTAGTATTAGATTTAGGTGCGATGTTAGCAGGTGCAAAATATCGCGGTGAATTTGAAGACCGCCTTAAGGCAGTTTTAAAAGAAGTTACTCGACCCGATAGCAACATAATTATGTTTATTGATGAACTACATACCCTAGTAGGTGCTGGCGCGGCAGAAGGGGCAATAGATGCTTCAAATATGCTAAAACCTGCCCTAGCACGTGGTGAACTTCGTTGCATAGGGGCAACAACCTTAAATGAATATAAAAAATACATTGAAAAAGACGCAGCACTTGAGAGACGCTTCCAACAAGTCTATATTGCTGAACCAAATATAGAGGACACAATTGCTATTTTACGTGGCTTAAAAGAACGCTATGAAGTCCATCATGGAGTAAGAATTAAAGACACTGCAATTGTTTCAGCTACAATGCTTTCACAACGCTATATTGCTGATAGATTTTTGCCTGATAAAGCAATTGATTTAATTGATGAGGCTGCATCACGTCTAAGAATAGAAATTGACAGCCTACCAACAGAGATTGACGAGGTAGAACGCGAAAGAATTCAGCGAGAAATAGAGCGTCAAGCACTCCAAAGAGAAGATGATCCAGTTTCGCGTGAAAGATTAGCTAAAATTGAGCAAGAAATTTCTGAATTAAAAGAGAAAAGTGCAGGAATGAAAGCTCGTTGGCAGTCAGAAAAGGAAATTATAGAACGTATTAGTTCTAATAAAGAAGCCCTGGAAAATATGCGTATTCAAGCTGAACAATTTGAACGAGTTGGAGATTATGGAAAAGTAGCAGAAATACGCTATGGAAGTATGGTTGGACTACAAAAAACTGTTGACCAAGACCGCGCCCGGTTAGCTGAACTTCAAGAACGAGGGCGAATGCTAAAAGAAGAAGTTGATGAGGAAGATATTGCTCATGTAGTAGCAAAATGGACAGGTATTCCTGTTGCAAAAATGCTAGAAAGCGAAATTCACAAGTTAATTACTATGGAAAATCGCTTAGAAAGCCGTGTAGTTGGACAATCTGAAGCATTAGCAGCGGTTGCAAATGCTGTTCGTCGTTCTCGCTCAGGTCTTCAAGACCAGGAAAGACCTATTGGATCGTTTATTTTCTTAGGCCCAACTGGTGTAGGTAAAACAGAAACCGCCCGCGCACTAGCAGAATTTCTCTTTGATGATGAAAAAGCAATGGTTCGTATAGATATGAGCGAATATATGGAAAAACATTCTGTTGCTCGTTTAATTGGCGCACCACCTGGTTATGTTGGTTATGATGAGGGCGGAATGTTGACCGAGTCTGTACGTCGTCGTCCTTATGCAGTATTACTATTTGATGAAATTGAGAAAGCTCATCCAGATGTTTTTAATATTCTGCTGCAAATTCTGGATGATGGACGTTTAACCGATGGAAAAGGTCGAACAGTTAATTTTAAGAATAGTGTAGTTATTATGACTTCTAATATTGGAAGTCATCGAATTATGGAATGGGCAGAACATTCAGAAAACCGTATGCGTGAAGAAGTAATGGATGAAGTCAGAAGTGTTTTTAAACCAGAATTCTTAAATAGAATTGATGAAATTGTGATTTATCATAGTTTGGGACGAGAACAAATTAAACAAATTGTAGATATCCAAGTTTCATTACTGGAAAAATCCTTAAAAGAAAAACATATCAACATTAAATTAACAGATTCAGCAAAAGAATTTATTGTTCAAGAAGGCTTTAATCCAGCTTATGGCGCACGTCCCTTAAAACGAGCTATCCAAAGTTTGGTTAAAGATCCTTTGGCTATTAAGTTACTAAAAAATGAAATTTTACCTGGTCAAAGTGTTGAACTAGTAGCAGAACCTAGTATTAGGCAGCTAAAATTTATAATTAGTGATACAAAATAAGGATTTTTATGTCAGATAAGTTAGAGCATCTTAAAGACTTAATCAATTTACAAGAAAAAATGAATCGTCTTTTTAAGGAAGTAACTGTTGTTTCAGATTCTAAAGATTCTTGGGTGCCATTAGTTGATATTTATGAAGCCCAAGAAACAATAGTTATTAAAGTAGATTTGCCAGAAGTCGCACAAGAAGATATTCAAGTTAATTTAGATGGAGACAAATTAACACTTATAGGTAAAAGAAATTTACCTATAGGAGTTGAGAAAGAGCAGTTTCAATGTATGGAACGCTTTTATGGGCAATTTAACCGGCAGTTTACTTTGCCTTCTAATGTTGATCCAGAAAAGATTAATGCTGATTATAAAATGGGAGTCTTGACCATCACTTTACCAAAAATTGCTCCAAAAATTGCTAAGCAAATTAAGGTAAAGATTGGCTAAATTTTATAGATGAAAAATTTTTTAAGGAGTATTTTCATGAAACAACCAGAAACACCAGATAACTCAAACACTACAGATTGTGTTGCTAGTGAGACTACTGCAAGTGGAGATTCTTATATAGATGATGAAATTGAAAGCAATGATGAATCATCTGATGAATCATCAACAGAAAGTTATCCTATAGGTTATGTTGCTGAACTGAAAGCAAAATTAAAAGAAGCTGAAGAAAAAGCCGATATGTTGCAAGCTCGATTTAAGCAAGCCCAGCTAGACTTAAATCGAGAAGCCGACGAACTACGCAACAGATTACGCCGTAATTCGGAAGAGCGGCTAGAAACAGCTAAAAGTGATATTTATAAGCGAATGCTTGAATTTGTAGACAATTTGGAAAGAGCAATTAAATCTGCTGAAACAAATGCTGATGCAAATACTTTGCTAGAAGGTGTAAAGGCTACTCATCAGCTTTTGTTAAGAGATTTAGAAAATAATGGAGTTTCTCAAATAATAGCCGTAGGTGAAAACTTTAATCCTGAACTACATGAAGCCGTAGATATACTAGCGGTTGCACCAGATAAAGATAATCAAGTAACGGCTGTTTATAAAGCAGGTTATAAATTAGGTAATAAACTACTTCGTCCAGCAATGGTGCAAGTTGGGCGTAGTCAGTAAACTTAACAGGCAACCTAATTTAAATAAGATTAACTCTTAGGTTGGGTGGTATTGTAAAATTAGGTTGCCAAAAATTTTTACTTTATATATTTAGTGTAATTTAAACCTTTAACCAAAAAGTGGCATTGCCATTTTAGTGCAGGTGGAAAACTTATGTATGACTTTGGAGATTTTTCAGATCGTTTTAGTGAAAGCGGCCAACGTGTAATGAAACGTGCTATTGAAGAATCACGTCGCCGAGAACATAATTTTATTGCTCCAGAACATATCTTTGCCTCAATACTAGATGTAGAACGCTCTTTTTTTAATGAAATAATGCAAAGTCTTAATGTAGATCCACAGGCTGTAATCAATGAGCTTGATACTAGACTAGCAATTCCTAAACAATATGCAGGCAAACGTGTCAAACTCGCTGATTCTACTAGGGATTTACTTACTGCTGGTCTAAGACGTGCTAGGCAATCAGGCCGACACACCATTGATGCAATAGACCTTTTCCAAGCTCTTTTTGAAGATCGCACAAGTACACCAGTAACTATTTTAAGAAAATTTGGAGCAGAACCAGATTTAGTAGTAGAAAAAATAGCTACTCGTATGCGTAACCGAGAAGAAAAAGAAGACCGCCTTCGTCGTAAATATGAACTCCCTCCTTACTTAAAACATTTTGGTGTTAGCCTAAACAAATTAGCTCGTGCAGATAAACTTCCTCCTGTTGTTGGACGAGAAAAAGAAATTAGACAAATTATTGAAGTCCTTTGTCATAAGGATCGTGCTAATTCTCCAATGCTAATTGGTGAAGCTGGAGTTGGTAAAACTGCTGTTATAGAAGGCTTAGCACAACTAATAGAATTAGAACCAGAAAAAGTTCCTGCCCGTCTTCGTAATGCGCATGTTGTTAATTTACAAATGTCAGGAATTGTTGCTGGCACAATGCTTAGGGGAATGTTTGAAGAAAGAATACAGGGTATTATTAACGAAGTAAAAGAAAGAGAAAACCTAATTTTATTTATTGATGAAGCACACACAATTATTGGTGCTGGTTCAGCTTTAGGGGCTAGTTCTGATGCTGCCAATATGTTTAAGTCTGCGCTAGCACGCGGGGAACTGCGAATTATTGGTGCTACCACTTTAACAGAATATAAAGAATATATTGCTGAAGACGAAGCCTTAGCACGACGATTTCGGACAATAAGAATTGATGAACCAACACAAACAGACACAAGAAGGGAAGCAATAGAAACTGTTATGGAAATGGCCCTCGTTATATGCGCAACCTACATTTACCAGATAAAGTTATAGGCTGGCTAGATACAGCATCGGTAAAAGTAGAAATTGATAGTCCAGATGCGCCAATTGTTACAGCTTCACATGTTATAGATGTTATCTCACAAGAAGCCACCATCCCTCGAGATATGATTTTCCGTGATACCTGTGATCGTTTTAAGCAAATGGAAGACATTCTAGCTAACCGTGTTGTTGGACAACAGGAAGCTGTTAAAGCTGTAGCGCAACGCTTAAGGCTAAACAAAGGGCCACTTAAAGAAAATTTTTATAAACCGGATGGAGTTTTGCTTTTTTTAGGGCCTACAGGGGTAGGAAAAACAGAACTAGCCAAAGCTGTAGCAGAATTTATGTTTGGTGATGAAAGCAAAATGGTGCGAATTGATATGTCAGAGTATCAAGATGGAACCATTGCTATTGAAAAATTAATTGGTATGCCACGGGGCATTGTTGGTTCTGAACGTGGTGGAATCTTAACTGAAAAATTACGTGATAATCCTTATACTGTATTGCTATTAGATGAAGTAGAAAAAGCTTCTCCTTATTTGCTAAATCTTTTCTTGCAAGCTTATGATGAAGGCTGGTTAACTGACGGACGTGGAAAAAAGGTCTATCTATCTGATGCTATTGTGATTATGACTTCTAATTTAGGTAGTGATAGCTTTAAAAAATATGATAAGCCTTTAGGTTTTGGCACTAAAACTACAACAGAAGTCACACAAATTAAGCGAGAAGTTGTAAAGGCAGCAGAAGATAGATTTTCTCCAGAATTTCGCAATCGTATTGATGAAATTGTTGTGTTTTCTCCTCTAACACGAGATGAGGTTAAAGAAATTGCCAAAATTTATCTAGCAAAAATTATTAGACAAATGGAAAAACAAGGTAAATCTCTTACTGTGCTAGATTCAGCACTAGATATTTTAGTAGAAAAGGCTTTAGTCATACCTATGGTGCAAGATTTCTAAAACGTACTATTGATGAAAAAGTAAAATTACCTATTACAGGTTTATGGAAATTGGCAGATCGCTTTCAAGTTGAAGCAGATAAAGAAGATGTAAAAGTAGTTGGATGGCATCCTAATGGCACAAGAATAGAAAGATAAGCCTAGTTTTCACAAACAAATCATTAAGTTTTTCTTTAAGCGTAACTCTAAGAAAGTTACGCTTTTTAATTTTTAGGAGAAAAATAAGGAAAATAATATTGTTGTTTTGGTTATATTTTGCTACACTAAAAAAGTTAAATGATTTTAAGAAGTGTTTTGACAAAAAAGGTAAAGTTCTTTATATTCGCCAAACAACTTAATGAAGTAATTCCACAAAATCCTATCTATATTTAAGGAGTAACGATGGCACAAAAAAATACTAATGACAACAAAAGTCAAATCTTAAAAGCCTTCCAACAATTGTTAGACAACAGAAAAAATGCTAGCCAATTAATTGCAACAAAAGAAGAAACAGCAGAACGACAAAAGGATAAAGAAGTAGTTGATAAAGCATCAAATTACACTGTAGAAAGTATTGTAAAAGGATTAGCAGATTCACAATTAGATTTTGGTAATACAATAGATTCAGTAACAGAAAAACTCACAAAAGAATTAACCAAACTCACAGAATTACAACATGCCATTTTAGTTACAACCCATCAAGTTGAAGAATTGCAAAATATTCGTGTTGCTGCTGATGCTTTAGATATTCTCCAACAAGAAAACCAAGAAAAATTAAAAGATTTTGAAGAAGAATCTACAAAAACCTATAAATTACTAGAAACAGAAACTAATGAAAAACATTTAGCTTGGGAAAAAGAGCAACAAGAATATGAACGTCTTTTAGCAGAAAAACAAGCAACGCTAGAAAAAGACCGTAAGCGTGAAGAAGAAGATTATAAATATGAAGTAGAAAGACAACGTAAAGTTGAAGCTAACCAATATGAAGAACGTAAACGTAAATTAGAAAGAGATTTAGCAGAAAAAGGTAAAGAGAAAGATAAAGTTTGGCAAGAACGAGAAAAAGTATTAGCAGAAAACCAACCAAAGTTTGAAGAATATAAGGCTAAAGTTGCAACTATGCCAGATGAACTAGAAAAAGCTGTGAAAAAAGCTAGAGAAGAAGCAATAAAAGAAACTTATGAAGCTGAACAAGTTAAAGCAAACCTCCTAGAAAAAGAAGTTGCTGCAAGCTCAGAAGTTTATGATCTAAAGATTAAATCTTTAGAAAAGACTATTGAACAACAAGTAAGCCAACTTACCCAACTTACAGAACAACTCCAAGCAGGTATGAAACAAGCTCAAGAACTTGCTATGAAAGCTGTTCAAGGTACTAGTAAATCCAATAACGTAAATAAATCTTAGTTTTAGCTAAGAAATTCTTGTAAGTAAATTAAACTTCTAACTTTCTTAAGGAGCAAAATAAATGACTAAACAATTTTCTGCTAAAAGCACAAAAAACGAGATCCTAGACGCTTACAATGAGTTGGCAGGAGAACATGCCGATTTAGCTAAAGAAACAAATAAGTTAAAAAAGGAACTAGATACTTTACGTAAAGAAAATAAATCATTAGCAGTAAATAATGATGCTAAATCTGATAATGATAGGGGGACGGCTAAAAAAGTGGTTATAGAAGAAACTACACAAAATCTTACTTATACTGTAGCAAGTATTATTGATGAACTAAAACAACTTAGACCTGGATTTGGTAAAGCTGTCAGTGAGCTTTCTGATAAGCTAACTTCTGAAGCTACAACACTTGAACAACTTCGTAAAACTGCTACTACAGAGATTGAAAGACTAAAAACTTTATACAATATTGAAGTCTCTGAAGCGACTTTAGAAGCTTTGATCAAAGAATATGAAGAAAAATCAAAAGCTTTTCAAGAAGAATTAAAAACAAAACAAACCAATTTCCAACAAGATATTTTGGAAAAACGCAAAGCCTGGCAAAAAGAACAAGATGAACATTCTCTAAAAGTTAAAGAACGAGATTCTAATAACAAAAAGACTCAAGATCGTGAACAAACCGAATATACTTATAATTTAACTCAGGCTAGAAACTTAGACAAAGATGCTTATGAGCAACAGAAAAAACAGTTAGAAAAAGAATTACAAAATCTTAAAGAAATTCAAGAAAAAGATTGGGCAAAACGTGAAGAAACTTTAGCTGAACAAGAAAAACAATTTACAGAAGCTAAGACTAAAGTAGAAGAATTTCCTAAAGAACTTGAAGCCGCCATCAAAAAAGCTAAGCAAGAAGGTAGTGGAATTGCTTATCACCAAGCTAAAATCAAAGCTGATCTTGCTGCTAAAGATATTGAAGGTAAAAAGCGAGTATATGACCTTAGAGTACAATCTTTAGAGGAAACTATAGCTAAACAATCCACACAAATTACTAGTCTTTCTACACAACTAGCAGCAGTCCTAAAACAAGGTCAAGAGCTAGCAATTAAGGCAATTGAAGGAGCAGCAAGCGAAACTTCATTCCAAGCTGTTAGAGAGATTGCAATAGAACAAGCTAAAACACAACAGAAAAATAAGTAAAATACTTAATTTTTAATAATCAGTGTTAGGATTAAGTTAATAGACTATTAAAATACTACTTAGCAATTTCTTAAATTATTTGCTTTAATAATTTTAAGATAAATTGCTAAGTAGTTTTGCCTTAAAAAGGGTTTGTACTTAAAAAAATATTTTTGTGGATATCCACAATAGAATAAGCTGTATTTCCCGCTAACTTTCTAATTAATTAATCCTATAGACTTGGCTAGCATTTTTTACTAACAAAGAGGTAAAATAAAGCTCTTAAAATCCGTAATAAAAAGCTTTATTAGCCCATTTATAAAAGTCTTACTTGAGCAATTAGGAGTTTTCCCTGTGAGTAAACAAAACCTTTTCCTTACTCTTGGATTGTTTCTATTTCTAGCATTTTTTCCAAATAAAATTTATGGTCAAGCTGGTGTATTAATCCCTAGTGATTTAACAGGAAATGCCCAAATTACTAACCCTAGTGCAAAGGAATTTTCTGCCCAAACAGCACT includes:
- the cutA gene encoding divalent cation tolerance protein CutA — protein: MPFCPKCLSEYKREITHCNECDLDLVEELTDENRIHDISDAPMVELRKFSTATEAQMIRGLLEQNDIRALIQGETSSSGLFPAATSVVLLVDGRDFSKAKELAEAYLIAEIVMDEKDIGQPEETEKDEIARQSVEVLKQTTAMVVLITVDKKELADKIAESLVVENLAACVNIVNQIESIYRFEGKLSLEPSLLLIAKTDLAFSQRLEEKVKELHTYDTPEIIALPINRGSEKYLDWLRESLNL
- a CDS encoding PHP domain-containing protein — translated: MIIDLHIHTIYSQDSLIAPEDLIEQAISVGLDAVCVMEHNSFQASETAEEFALGTGLKVFREWKLQQI
- a CDS encoding DUF4388 domain-containing protein, which gives rise to MQAKGLNPALSINLITPNAEAPRRAITQPLQPIPPMQHIPRPAARPMPRPIPRPIPRPLPRPQATYPSVQREKAVKVLTGDLSTITIFDVIQMVENSRITGILTINATTVQGKIYFNYGQIADAQMGELRSNAAFRCFVELEEGRFEMEKSPVEFKQNITAPNNTNLILDILREVDESKRDQMMG
- a CDS encoding Hsp20/alpha crystallin family protein, whose protein sequence is MSDKLEHLKDLINLQEKMNRLFKEVTVVSDSKDSWVPLVDIYEAQETIVIKVDLPEVAQEDIQVNLDGDKLTLIGKRNLPIGVEKEQFQCMERFYGQFNRQFTLPSNVDPEKINADYKMGVLTITLPKIAPKIAKQIKVKIG
- a CDS encoding ATP-dependent Clp protease ATP-binding subunit; the protein is MYDFGDFSDRFSESGQRVMKRAIEESRRREHNFIAPEHIFASILDVERSFFNEIMQSLNVDPQAVINELDTRLAIPKQYAGKRVKLADSTRDLLTAGLRRARQSGRHTIDAIDLFQALFEDRTSTPVTILRKFGAEPDLVVEKIATRMRNREEKEDRLRRKYELPPYLKHFGVSLNKLARADKLPPVVGREKEIRQIIEVLCHKDRANSPMLIGEAGVGKTAVIEGLAQLIELEPEKVPARLRNAHVVNLQMSGIVAGTMLRGMFEERIQGIINEVKERENLILFIDEAHTIIGAGSALGASSDAANMFKSALARGELRIIGATTLTEYKEYIAEDEALARRFRTIRIDEPTQTDTRREAIETVMEMALVICATYIYQIKL
- the clpB gene encoding ATP-dependent chaperone ClpB, producing MHRDRFTIRAQEAIDSATKLAERQQNQQIEPEHLLITMLESNEGVIRPILEKIGIRPPMILAELEEAIKSLPKVTGTSQERFFPPAFIQLLLLHKKEADKLQDAYISTEHLLLAIAEEKNGASGKILRQHGVVNKDLLKVLEQFRCGEKITDQDPESRYQSLSRYGRDLTELARIGKLDPVIGRDDEIRRVVQVLSRRTKNNPVLIGEPGVGKTAIVEGLAQRIISGDVAESLRNKRLVVLDLGAMLAGAKYRGEFEDRLKAVLKEVTRPDSNIIMFIDELHTLVGAGAAEGAIDASNMLKPALARGELRCIGATTLNEYKKYIEKDAALERRFQQVYIAEPNIEDTIAILRGLKERYEVHHGVRIKDTAIVSATMLSQRYIADRFLPDKAIDLIDEAASRLRIEIDSLPTEIDEVERERIQREIERQALQREDDPVSRERLAKIEQEISELKEKSAGMKARWQSEKEIIERISSNKEALENMRIQAEQFERVGDYGKVAEIRYGSMVGLQKTVDQDRARLAELQERGRMLKEEVDEEDIAHVVAKWTGIPVAKMLESEIHKLITMENRLESRVVGQSEALAAVANAVRRSRSGLQDQERPIGSFIFLGPTGVGKTETARALAEFLFDDEKAMVRIDMSEYMEKHSVARLIGAPPGYVGYDEGGMLTESVRRRPYAVLLFDEIEKAHPDVFNILLQILDDGRLTDGKGRTVNFKNSVVIMTSNIGSHRIMEWAEHSENRMREEVMDEVRSVFKPEFLNRIDEIVIYHSLGREQIKQIVDIQVSLLEKSLKEKHINIKLTDSAKEFIVQEGFNPAYGARPLKRAIQSLVKDPLAIKLLKNEILPGQSVELVAEPSIRQLKFIISDTK
- a CDS encoding nucleotide exchange factor GrpE — encoded protein: MKQPETPDNSNTTDCVASETTASGDSYIDDEIESNDESSDESSTESYPIGYVAELKAKLKEAEEKADMLQARFKQAQLDLNREADELRNRLRRNSEERLETAKSDIYKRMLEFVDNLERAIKSAETNADANTLLEGVKATHQLLLRDLENNGVSQIIAVGENFNPELHEAVDILAVAPDKDNQVTAVYKAGYKLGNKLLRPAMVQVGRSQ